The following are from one region of the Cloacibacterium normanense genome:
- a CDS encoding TIGR00266 family protein, whose product MNNHEIDYKIHGEELQCVEIELDPQEAVISEPGSFMMMTDGIQMETLFGDGTETGGLLGKLFSAGKRLLTGENLFMTVYTNTSYQKRQVTFAAPYSGKIIPLDLSDLGGKVICQKDSFLCAAKGVSVGIEFQRKLGTGLFGGEGFIMQKLEGDGMAFVHSGGYVVEKVLQPGEILKIDTGCIVAFTQTVSYDIQFVGGIKNTIFGGEGLFFAQLQGPGKVWIQTLPISRLASRILQYAGPSGRREEGSVLGKLGNMLDGDGF is encoded by the coding sequence ATGAACAATCACGAAATAGACTACAAAATTCACGGAGAAGAATTGCAATGCGTTGAAATAGAATTAGATCCACAAGAAGCAGTGATTTCTGAACCCGGAAGTTTTATGATGATGACAGATGGTATCCAAATGGAAACTCTTTTTGGCGATGGAACAGAAACTGGTGGATTATTAGGAAAATTATTCTCTGCAGGGAAAAGATTGTTGACAGGAGAAAATCTTTTCATGACAGTTTATACCAATACTTCTTATCAGAAAAGACAAGTGACCTTTGCTGCGCCTTATTCTGGGAAAATTATTCCTCTAGATTTGTCTGATTTAGGTGGAAAAGTGATTTGTCAGAAAGACAGTTTTCTTTGTGCTGCAAAAGGTGTTTCTGTAGGGATAGAATTTCAAAGAAAATTAGGAACTGGCCTTTTCGGAGGAGAAGGTTTCATTATGCAGAAACTAGAAGGAGACGGAATGGCTTTTGTGCACAGTGGTGGTTATGTGGTAGAAAAAGTCTTACAACCCGGTGAAATTTTAAAAATCGATACAGGTTGTATTGTAGCGTTCACTCAAACTGTTTCTTACGATATTCAGTTTGTTGGCGGAATTAAAAATACCATTTTCGGTGGAGAAGGTTTATTCTTTGCACAATTACAAGGTCCAGGGAAAGTTTGGATTCAGACGCTTCCTATTAGCAGATTGGCAAGCAGAATTTTACAATATGCAGGTCCTTCTGGAAGAAGAGAAGAAGGAAGTGTGTTAGGAAAATTAGGAAATATGCTCGATGGAGACGGATTTTAA
- a CDS encoding DsbA family oxidoreductase, with amino-acid sequence MKINIWSDVRCPFCFVGKKKFEKALEKFPYAEKLEITWHSFQLDPQLVTQPDVNPYEYFAKAKGITIERAKAMHEGAAMAGKEAGIDFNFDDSKVANSYKAHLLIQLSKTKNLANEMEEALFEAQFLDGKNIDDEETLIQLAKSIGITEDEAKNALQSDELGYLVKQDMQLAAQLGINAVPFFVLNDKYGISGAQQPELFLEALEKTWEEFSSGDKGLQLINSGDSCDIDGNCD; translated from the coding sequence ATGAAAATAAATATTTGGAGCGACGTTCGTTGTCCGTTTTGCTTTGTAGGAAAAAAGAAATTTGAAAAAGCATTAGAAAAATTTCCTTACGCCGAAAAATTAGAAATCACTTGGCACAGTTTTCAATTAGACCCACAATTGGTAACTCAGCCAGATGTGAATCCTTATGAATATTTTGCGAAAGCGAAAGGAATTACCATAGAAAGAGCAAAAGCCATGCATGAAGGTGCAGCAATGGCTGGAAAAGAAGCGGGAATCGACTTTAATTTTGATGATTCTAAAGTAGCTAATTCTTACAAAGCACATTTGCTGATTCAGTTGTCAAAAACTAAAAATTTAGCCAATGAAATGGAAGAAGCGCTTTTTGAAGCACAGTTTTTAGACGGAAAAAACATCGATGATGAGGAAACATTGATTCAGTTGGCAAAATCTATTGGAATCACTGAAGATGAGGCTAAAAACGCCTTACAATCTGATGAATTAGGTTATCTCGTAAAACAAGATATGCAATTGGCTGCACAATTAGGAATTAATGCAGTTCCTTTCTTTGTGCTTAATGACAAATATGGAATTTCTGGTGCACAACAACCCGAATTATTCTTAGAAGCGTTAGAAAAAACTTGGGAAGAGTTTTCTAGCGGTGACAAAGGTTTACAACTCATCAATTCTGGAGATTCTTGTGACATCGATGGAAATTGCGATTAA
- the ychF gene encoding redox-regulated ATPase YchF: MKCGIVGLPNVGKSTLFNCLSNAKAQSANYPFCTIEPNLGTVSVPDPRLFELEKLVNPERVLPAVVEIVDIAGLVKGASKGEGLGNQFLANIRECEAIIHVLRCFDNGNIVHVEGSVDPMRDKEIIDIELQLKDLETLGKAVEKAKKFIKSGKKEDILTYETLQNLQKFVEDGKNVREFPTDDLTQSIIDEVHLLTKKPVLYVCNVDENSIKNGNEWIAKIEEMAAKENAEVVVLAAQIEADINELETFEERQMFLEELGLEEPGVNRLIRKAYDLLHLQTYFTAGVKEVRAWTIGKGWTAPQAAGVIHTDFEKGFIRAEVIGYDDFVSYGSEAKVKEAGKMRVEGKEYIVKDGDVMHFRFNV, encoded by the coding sequence ATGAAATGTGGAATTGTAGGTTTACCAAACGTAGGTAAATCAACCTTATTTAACTGTTTAAGCAACGCCAAAGCACAATCTGCTAACTATCCGTTTTGTACAATCGAACCTAACTTAGGAACAGTTTCTGTACCAGATCCTCGTCTTTTTGAGTTAGAAAAATTGGTAAATCCAGAGCGTGTTTTACCAGCAGTAGTAGAGATTGTAGACATTGCAGGATTGGTAAAAGGCGCTTCTAAAGGGGAAGGTTTAGGAAACCAGTTTTTGGCAAATATCAGAGAATGTGAGGCAATTATTCACGTTTTAAGATGTTTTGATAATGGAAATATCGTTCACGTAGAAGGTTCTGTAGATCCAATGAGAGATAAAGAAATCATCGACATAGAACTTCAGTTAAAAGACCTTGAAACACTTGGTAAAGCAGTTGAAAAAGCTAAAAAATTCATTAAGTCTGGTAAAAAAGAAGATATTTTAACGTACGAAACGCTTCAGAATTTACAAAAATTTGTAGAAGATGGTAAAAATGTTAGAGAATTCCCTACAGATGATTTAACTCAATCTATTATTGATGAGGTTCATCTTTTAACCAAAAAGCCAGTACTTTACGTTTGTAACGTAGATGAAAATTCTATAAAAAACGGAAACGAATGGATTGCTAAAATCGAAGAAATGGCAGCTAAAGAAAATGCTGAAGTAGTAGTTTTAGCAGCACAAATCGAAGCTGATATCAATGAACTGGAAACTTTCGAAGAAAGACAAATGTTCTTAGAAGAATTAGGTCTTGAAGAACCAGGAGTAAACAGACTCATCAGAAAAGCATACGATTTACTGCACCTTCAAACGTATTTTACAGCGGGAGTTAAAGAAGTAAGAGCTTGGACAATTGGTAAAGGTTGGACTGCTCCACAAGCTGCTGGTGTAATTCACACTGATTTTGAAAAAGGATTCATTAGAGCAGAAGTTATCGGTTATGATGATTTCGTGAGCTATGGTTCTGAAGCGAAAGTAAAAGAAGCTGGAAAAATGAGAGTAGAAGGTAAAGAATACATCGTGAAAGATGGTGATGTAATGCATTTCCGTTTTAACGTGTAA